A portion of the Hoplias malabaricus isolate fHopMal1 chromosome 1, fHopMal1.hap1, whole genome shotgun sequence genome contains these proteins:
- the nkx2.4a gene encoding NK2 homeobox 4a isoform X3: protein MSLSPKHTTPFSVTDILSPIEETYKKFGAMESAGNLASPLGAYRQPQVSNPTMQQHSMSHNAAVGSTYHMPHSVSQFSHSAMGGYCNGSIANMGDLPSYQETIRNSAAATGWYGANPDPRYSTISRFMGPSTGMNMTGMGSLSGMADASKAMTPLHAAPRRKRRVLFSQAQVYELERRFKQQKYLSAPEREHLASMIHLTPTQVKIWFQNHRYKMKRQAKDKAAQQLQQDSGLCSQQQQQHSPRRVAVPVLVKDGKPCQNGSNTPTPTQQQQQVNALVQAQELEEMSPSPPSLHSSLSSMGQIDTSVDYTNNMVTSNLLYGRTW, encoded by the exons AAGCACACCACGCCTTTCTCAGTGACAGACATTCTGAGCCCCATCGAGGAGACCTACAAGAAGTTCGGAGCCATGGAGAGCGCGGGGAACCTGGCGTCTCCGCTGGGCGCGTACCGCCAGCCGCAGGTGTCCAACCCCACCATGCAGCAGCACTCTATGAGCCACAACGCTGCGGTGGGCAGCACCTACCACATGCCGCACTCGGTCTCGCAGTTCTCCCACAGCGCCATGGGGGGCTACTGCAACGGCAGCATCGCCAACATGGGGGACCTACCCTCGTACCAAGAAACCATCCGAAACAGCGCCGCAGCCACGGGCTGGTACGGAGCCAACCCAGACCCCAGATACTCAACAA TTTCTAGATTCATGGGACCTTCCACAGGTATGAACATGACGGGGATGGGCTCGCTGAGCGGGATGGCCGACGCTTCCAAAGCCATGACCCCCTTGCACGCGGCCCCCAGGAGGAAGCGGCGCGTGCTCTTCTCACAGGCGCAGGTGTACGAGCTCGAGCGGAGGTTTAAGCAGCAGAAGTACCTGTCCGCGCCCGAGAGGGAGCATCTGGCCAGCATGATCCACCTGACCCCTACACAGGTCAAGATCTGGTTCCAGAACCACCGCTACAAGATGAAGCGCCAGGCCAAAGACAAAGCGGCGCAACAGCTTCAGCAGGACAGCGGCCTGTGCTcccagcaacagcagcagcattcTCCCAGAAGGGTGGCGGTGCCCGTGCTCGTGAAGGACGGGAAACCGTGTCAGAACGGCTCCAACACACCGACGCCCACCCAACAACAA CAGCAGGTCAACGCGCTCGTGCAGGCCCAGGAGCTCGAGGAAATGTCCCCGAGCCCCCCATCCCTGCACTCTTCACTCAGCAGCATGGGACAGATAGACACGTCTGTAGATTACACCAATAACATGGTCACGTCTAACCTGCTCTATGGTCGGACGTGGTAG
- the nkx2.4a gene encoding NK2 homeobox 4a isoform X2 — MSLSPKHTTPFSVTDILSPIEETYKKFGAMESAGNLASPLGAYRQPQVSNPTMQQHSMSHNAAVGSTYHMPHSVSQFSHSAMGGYCNGSIANMGDLPSYQETIRNSAAATGWYGANPDPRYSTSMNMTGMGSLSGMADASKAMTPLHAAPRRKRRVLFSQAQVYELERRFKQQKYLSAPEREHLASMIHLTPTQVKIWFQNHRYKMKRQAKDKAAQQLQQDSGLCSQQQQQHSPRRVAVPVLVKDGKPCQNGSNTPTPTQQQMQQQQQQQQQQQHPQQNGSGVVLAATSNTLNQHQNQQVNALVQAQELEEMSPSPPSLHSSLSSMGQIDTSVDYTNNMVTSNLLYGRTW; from the exons AAGCACACCACGCCTTTCTCAGTGACAGACATTCTGAGCCCCATCGAGGAGACCTACAAGAAGTTCGGAGCCATGGAGAGCGCGGGGAACCTGGCGTCTCCGCTGGGCGCGTACCGCCAGCCGCAGGTGTCCAACCCCACCATGCAGCAGCACTCTATGAGCCACAACGCTGCGGTGGGCAGCACCTACCACATGCCGCACTCGGTCTCGCAGTTCTCCCACAGCGCCATGGGGGGCTACTGCAACGGCAGCATCGCCAACATGGGGGACCTACCCTCGTACCAAGAAACCATCCGAAACAGCGCCGCAGCCACGGGCTGGTACGGAGCCAACCCAGACCCCAGATACTCAACAA GTATGAACATGACGGGGATGGGCTCGCTGAGCGGGATGGCCGACGCTTCCAAAGCCATGACCCCCTTGCACGCGGCCCCCAGGAGGAAGCGGCGCGTGCTCTTCTCACAGGCGCAGGTGTACGAGCTCGAGCGGAGGTTTAAGCAGCAGAAGTACCTGTCCGCGCCCGAGAGGGAGCATCTGGCCAGCATGATCCACCTGACCCCTACACAGGTCAAGATCTGGTTCCAGAACCACCGCTACAAGATGAAGCGCCAGGCCAAAGACAAAGCGGCGCAACAGCTTCAGCAGGACAGCGGCCTGTGCTcccagcaacagcagcagcattcTCCCAGAAGGGTGGCGGTGCCCGTGCTCGTGAAGGACGGGAAACCGTGTCAGAACGGCTCCAACACACCGACGCCCACCCAACAACAAatgcaacaacaacagcagcagcaacaacagcaacaacatccACAGCAGAACGGCTCCGGGGTCGTGCTCGCGGCCACCAGTAACACTCTAAACCAGCACCAGAACCAGCAGGTCAACGCGCTCGTGCAGGCCCAGGAGCTCGAGGAAATGTCCCCGAGCCCCCCATCCCTGCACTCTTCACTCAGCAGCATGGGACAGATAGACACGTCTGTAGATTACACCAATAACATGGTCACGTCTAACCTGCTCTATGGTCGGACGTGGTAG
- the nkx2.4a gene encoding NK2 homeobox 4a isoform X1, producing the protein MSLSPKHTTPFSVTDILSPIEETYKKFGAMESAGNLASPLGAYRQPQVSNPTMQQHSMSHNAAVGSTYHMPHSVSQFSHSAMGGYCNGSIANMGDLPSYQETIRNSAAATGWYGANPDPRYSTISRFMGPSTGMNMTGMGSLSGMADASKAMTPLHAAPRRKRRVLFSQAQVYELERRFKQQKYLSAPEREHLASMIHLTPTQVKIWFQNHRYKMKRQAKDKAAQQLQQDSGLCSQQQQQHSPRRVAVPVLVKDGKPCQNGSNTPTPTQQQMQQQQQQQQQQQHPQQNGSGVVLAATSNTLNQHQNQQVNALVQAQELEEMSPSPPSLHSSLSSMGQIDTSVDYTNNMVTSNLLYGRTW; encoded by the exons AAGCACACCACGCCTTTCTCAGTGACAGACATTCTGAGCCCCATCGAGGAGACCTACAAGAAGTTCGGAGCCATGGAGAGCGCGGGGAACCTGGCGTCTCCGCTGGGCGCGTACCGCCAGCCGCAGGTGTCCAACCCCACCATGCAGCAGCACTCTATGAGCCACAACGCTGCGGTGGGCAGCACCTACCACATGCCGCACTCGGTCTCGCAGTTCTCCCACAGCGCCATGGGGGGCTACTGCAACGGCAGCATCGCCAACATGGGGGACCTACCCTCGTACCAAGAAACCATCCGAAACAGCGCCGCAGCCACGGGCTGGTACGGAGCCAACCCAGACCCCAGATACTCAACAA TTTCTAGATTCATGGGACCTTCCACAGGTATGAACATGACGGGGATGGGCTCGCTGAGCGGGATGGCCGACGCTTCCAAAGCCATGACCCCCTTGCACGCGGCCCCCAGGAGGAAGCGGCGCGTGCTCTTCTCACAGGCGCAGGTGTACGAGCTCGAGCGGAGGTTTAAGCAGCAGAAGTACCTGTCCGCGCCCGAGAGGGAGCATCTGGCCAGCATGATCCACCTGACCCCTACACAGGTCAAGATCTGGTTCCAGAACCACCGCTACAAGATGAAGCGCCAGGCCAAAGACAAAGCGGCGCAACAGCTTCAGCAGGACAGCGGCCTGTGCTcccagcaacagcagcagcattcTCCCAGAAGGGTGGCGGTGCCCGTGCTCGTGAAGGACGGGAAACCGTGTCAGAACGGCTCCAACACACCGACGCCCACCCAACAACAAatgcaacaacaacagcagcagcaacaacagcaacaacatccACAGCAGAACGGCTCCGGGGTCGTGCTCGCGGCCACCAGTAACACTCTAAACCAGCACCAGAACCAGCAGGTCAACGCGCTCGTGCAGGCCCAGGAGCTCGAGGAAATGTCCCCGAGCCCCCCATCCCTGCACTCTTCACTCAGCAGCATGGGACAGATAGACACGTCTGTAGATTACACCAATAACATGGTCACGTCTAACCTGCTCTATGGTCGGACGTGGTAG